A stretch of the Gemmatimonadaceae bacterium genome encodes the following:
- a CDS encoding metal ABC transporter ATP-binding protein, whose amino-acid sequence MSALVSFEGVSLGYGGRAILNQLDFVLPEGDFLGLVGPNGAGKTTVLRALLGTLAPLGGTVTRAEGLRFGYVPQRDQVSAHFPLRVLDVVLMGRYDRIGLGRRPGRQDELRAHEALEQVGITDLADRRLTSLSGGQKQRTLIARALVGEPNVLVLDEPTTGMDLVSTTQILGLVRDLHERDGLTVLMVSHALNEVANYVERIALVVRGKFRVGPVDEILTEGTLREVYGIPVEVQSFDGHRVVLAKRTTTGDRAHHQVTVDFEGGARHA is encoded by the coding sequence ATGAGCGCCCTCGTCTCCTTCGAGGGCGTTTCGTTAGGCTACGGCGGACGGGCCATCCTCAACCAGCTGGATTTCGTCCTTCCCGAGGGTGACTTCCTGGGGCTCGTGGGCCCCAACGGCGCGGGTAAGACGACCGTCCTGCGTGCCTTGCTGGGCACGCTGGCGCCGCTCGGCGGGACGGTGACGCGCGCCGAGGGGCTGCGCTTTGGCTATGTGCCGCAACGCGACCAGGTGAGCGCCCACTTTCCGTTGCGCGTGCTCGACGTGGTGCTCATGGGGCGCTACGACCGCATCGGGCTCGGGCGGCGCCCGGGACGGCAGGACGAGTTGCGCGCCCATGAGGCGCTGGAACAGGTGGGGATCACCGACCTGGCCGACCGCCGCCTCACCTCGCTCTCCGGGGGACAGAAGCAGCGCACGCTCATCGCGCGCGCCCTGGTGGGTGAGCCTAACGTGCTGGTGCTGGACGAGCCGACAACGGGGATGGACCTCGTGTCGACCACGCAGATCCTGGGGCTGGTGCGCGACCTGCACGAGCGCGACGGCCTCACCGTGCTGATGGTGAGCCACGCCCTCAACGAGGTGGCCAACTACGTGGAGCGCATCGCGCTGGTGGTGCGCGGCAAGTTTCGCGTGGGGCCTGTGGACGAGATCCTCACCGAGGGGACGCTGCGCGAGGTGTACGGCATCCCGGTGGAAGTCCAGAGCTTCGACGGGCACCGCGTGGTGCTGGCCAAGCGCACCACGACGGGGGATCGCGCGCACCACCAGGTCACCGTCGACTTCGAGGGAGGGGCGCGCCATGCTTGA
- a CDS encoding metal ABC transporter permease, with the protein MLDAVLLFREALYGTLLIALACSVVGVYVVLRRIVFVGAALAQVSSAGLAIALWLAGLGVLSGLTGHPLTVSLLITIGGVIFFATPPRGDVPPDASIGVAYAVAAAAGILFIAKAKMGEAHDILLQGNILGITRKDTLLLLATAIPVLLAHVVFYKEFLFVSFDRETARTLGYRVRLWDLALYLTLGVVIAFSMQFAGVMLVFNFLVLPAVTGLLLGGSMRATFVVSVGSALLAALVGFAASIPLDLPSGPMIIVVSGVLVFLAWGARRARGG; encoded by the coding sequence ATGCTTGACGCCGTCCTCCTCTTTCGCGAGGCGCTGTATGGCACGCTGCTGATTGCCCTCGCCTGCTCCGTGGTGGGAGTGTACGTGGTGCTGCGGCGGATCGTCTTCGTGGGCGCGGCGCTGGCGCAGGTGTCATCGGCCGGGCTGGCGATCGCGTTGTGGCTGGCGGGGCTCGGCGTCCTGTCGGGGCTCACCGGGCATCCGCTCACGGTGTCGCTCCTCATCACGATCGGTGGCGTGATCTTCTTTGCCACACCGCCGCGCGGCGACGTCCCCCCCGACGCGAGCATCGGCGTCGCCTACGCCGTGGCGGCCGCGGCGGGGATCCTTTTCATCGCCAAGGCCAAGATGGGCGAGGCGCATGACATCCTGCTGCAGGGGAACATCCTCGGGATCACGCGCAAGGACACCCTGTTGCTGCTGGCGACGGCGATCCCCGTCCTCCTGGCGCATGTCGTGTTCTACAAGGAGTTCCTGTTCGTCTCGTTCGATCGGGAGACGGCGCGCACGCTCGGGTATCGTGTCAGGCTGTGGGACCTGGCGCTGTACCTCACGCTCGGCGTCGTCATCGCCTTCAGCATGCAGTTTGCCGGGGTGATGCTCGTCTTCAACTTCCTGGTCCTCCCGGCGGTGACGGGGCTGCTCCTGGGCGGGAGCATGCGCGCCACCTTCGTGGTCTCGGTGGGCTCGGCGCTCCTCGCCGCGCTGGTGGGGTTTGCCGCCTCCATCCCGCTCGACCTCCCCAGCGGGCCGATGATCATCGTGGTGTCTGGGGTGCTGGTCTTCCTGGCGTGGGGAGCGCGCCGGGCGCGCGGCGGCTGA